In a single window of the Nicotiana tomentosiformis chromosome 10, ASM39032v3, whole genome shotgun sequence genome:
- the LOC138899783 gene encoding uncharacterized protein yields the protein MVRTRTANVPDHGRAAPPVARGRGRAPFCGRGRKHPRVSPVTPPVDPVEDLIIEMQGEREELGLQFEQLQQGHMSVADYEVRFSELSHHALMIFPTDEERVQRFVAGLHSTSQATMAREVEMGTSYELVIEIARRIEGARQHAREKAMRDKRFRYSGELSGAPTGGRESSYCTPAIQGSSSGYSGHQGQTSGQQSADPRGFYECGDLGHVKRFCPRLQGKAAQQGHQPMIKAPSVPPVIRPPRGGGQVGRGYPRGGGQTGGGQSGGAPARFYAFSARPDIVASDTVITCIISVCRRDAWVLFDPGSTYSYVSSLFAHFLGVTRESLGTPV from the exons atggtgagaacgcgcacagCGAATGTACCGGACCATGgaagagctgctccccctgtcgccagaggccgagggagggctccattTTGTGGTAGAGGACGAAAGCATCCTAGAGTTTCTCCAGTTacaccaccagtggatccagtagaggatcttATTATTGAAATGCAGGGTGAG agggaagagttgggacttcagttcgagcagctccagcagggccaTATGTCAGTGGCCGACTATGAggtgagattctctgagttgtctcatcATGCACTTATGATATTTCCGACCGATgaagagagagtgcagaggtttgttgcaggaTTGCACTCTACCAGCCaagccactatggcccgagaggttgagatggggacttcttacgagctagttatagagatagctcggaggatcgagggcgCACGTCAGCATGCTCGGGAGAAAGCTATGAGGGATAAGCGGTTCCGGTATTCTGGAGAGTTAAGTGGAGCCCCGACTGGGGGCaggg agagttcttactgtacgccagctattcagggatcctccagtgggtattcaggccatcagggtcaaaCTTCCGGTCAACAGTCCGCCGATCCGAGAGGTTTTTATGAATGTGGGGATCTTGGCcacgtgaagaggttttgtcccagacttcagGGCAAGGCAGCGCAACAGGGACACCAGCCTATGATTAAAGCACCATCCGTCCCACCAGTCATCCGACCGcctagaggtggagggcaggtgggtaggggctatcctagaggtggaggtcagacaggaggaggccagtcaggtggcgctccagcaagattttatgctttttcggccaggcCAGATATAGTGGCCTCAGataccgtgatcacatgtattatttctgtctgccgTAGGGATGCTtgggtactatttgatccagggtctacctattcatatgtttcatctttgtttgctcatttcctgggtgttactcgggagtccttgggtactcctgtttaa
- the LOC138899784 gene encoding uncharacterized protein, whose product MPKWTDPLNHLTYGDDTIIFVSAHPNSLKKIMAVLGGYEKILGQFINKAKISYHMHSNVATALVQTVGDITGFTKGAFPFIYLGCPIFYTMGRKYYYDDFIKKCLLSILDPPKNILVYLNKLFARFFWSNKEEGRSKDWSSWQKLCLPKEEGGLGFRSLFDVSRALFAKLW is encoded by the exons ATGCCAAAGTGGACTGATCCATTGAACCATCTTACATATGGTGATGATACAATTATCTTTGTCTCAGCTCATCCAAATTCATTGAAGAAGATCATGGCAGTGTTGGGTGGATATGAGAAGATCTTAGGCCAATTCATCAACAAGGCAAAGATTTCCTATCATATGCATTCTAATGTGGCAACTGCTTTGGTTCAAACAGTTGGTGATATCACTGGCTTTACTAAGGGTGCATTCCCTTTCATCTATTTAGGGTGTCCAATATTCTATACTATGGGAAGAAAATACTACTATGATGATTTTATAAAGAAA TGCTTACTCTCAATTCTGGATCCTCCTAAAAACATATTGGTATACTTGAATAAGTTATTTGCAAGGTTCTTCTGGAGCAATAAGGAAGAAGGGAGGAGTAAAGATTGGTCCTCATGGCAGAAGCTTTGTCTCCCAAAGGAGGAAGGAGGATTAGGCTTCAGATCCTTGTTTGATGTATCTAGGGCATTGTTTGCAAAGCTTTGGTAG